The genomic window ACCGCAGCCGACGGCGCATTCGCGGGCATCGCACACCTGACCCCTCCTCTGCTCGATGCACTGCGGCAGGCATCGGCCGACGCCGCACGGCAGGGCATCGTGATCCAGGTGAACAGCGGCTGGCGGTCGGCCGAATACCAGGACCGGCTTCTTCAGCAGGCGGTGGCGCAGTACGGCTCCGAGGCGGAGGCGGCCCGTTGGGTCGCCACGTCGGACACCTCGGCGCACGTCGCCGGAGAGGCGATCGACATCGGGTCGTTCGACGCCGTCGCATGGCTGTCGGCCCACGGCGCCGGGTACGGACTCTGCCAGACCTACGAGAACGAGTCGTGGCATTTCGAGCTGCGCACCGACGCCATCAGTGGCGGCTGCCCCGCGCCGTACGCCGATCCGACAGCTGACCCCCGGATGCAGGGGTGACGCGCACGGCGTCGACACGACGGTGTCGGCGCGACGGGAAAACGTTGACGAAGAAGACCCCGTCGACATCGGATCGCACCGTCGTGATCGAGCGGGCGCCCAAGCTCGTCGCCAGAATCGCGCCCAGTCGGCAAATCCACCTCCCCGGGGTGCCCGCGGAGATGGCGATGCCGACGACGCCCACGCCGGACGCTCCGGGCGCCGCACCGACTCCGCGGCGACGACACGCGGGACGATGAAGAAGGTCAGTCGGCGAAGGTGAACTCCGAGTCCGGTCCGCCGTATACCAGGCGCGCACCCGACTTGTCGCGCTCGGTGAAGCGGAGCTTCGGATCGCCGACCCCCGCCGCGACGTAGTGCATGACAGAGGTGGGGTCGTACTGCGTGATGGCGATGGTGTGCTCCAGCGACTCCGGGTTGAACAGGTCGGGGGCCTCAGGACGGATGTGCTCGTGCCGGAAGCCGAGGACGTGGCCGAGCTCGTGCCGCATGACGCCGATCGCGTCGAACGCGTTCGGGTCGGTGCTGTAGAAGCCGTCGAACACCGACACGAAACGCTGGTGCGGTGGGTCGTCGGGGAAGAACGCCATGGCGATTGTGGATCCCCCGCCCGGCTGGCGGACCACCGGGAAGCCGACATCAGCCGGGAGCTCCGGGGCGTCGTCCCGGTGCACGAGGTGCTCGAACTCGATGCCGCAGATGCCTGACCAGTCCGAGGTGGCGGCGTGCATGCCCTCGACGGCGGCCGCGTGCTCGGCGTCCGAGCCGAAGGAGGGGCGCCACACGCAGTACGTTAGTCGCAGCCCGCGCGCCCACCGCAGCAGTCGGCCGTCGCGCTCGATGCCGAGAAGGCCCTGCTTCTCGGCATCGGGATCCTCGGCGAAGGCCTCCGCGATTTCGATCCGCCGCGCGGCGTACGGCAGCACCTGATCGGCGGTGAGGCCGATGTCGCCCTCGACGACCAGCCTCTCCGTAACGGTGCCGAGAGGGGCGTGCGCCACCGAGATCCGAGGCGACTCCGACTCGATCTTGGCGACCAGCTCACTGGTGGTGATCATCCCGCTTCCTTCCTCTCCTGTGCAGGCAGTCCGTCGCGTGACGCATTGAGCCCGAGCCGGGCTGCCATGGCTTGACCGGCTTCCCGGTCGCTCGATTGCAGGCGGCCATCGGGCCGGGGCGTGCTGGGGTCGAGGGCGACCAGCCGTTCCTCACGCGCGGATCGGGTCCGGTCGTCGCGTCGCTGCACGATGAACGACGCCATGGATCCGTCCAACGCGAGCCGCGCGAACTCTCGCGGATCCTCGACCGACGCATGCACGGCGCCCGCGACCCAGAGACGGATATCGAAGGCCACGGCAGGCGGCGTCTTCTGGAGGACAGCGCGGGCCACTGCGGACGCATCCCGTTCCCGCTTCGCATCCCAGCTCAGCACCTCCTGCAGGCGAGTGCCGGTGGCCGTCCAGGCGTGATCGAGCATGGCGTCGACGAGCGCGGGGATGTCGTCGGAATAGAGCTCGGAGTCGCCCGCGAGCCGGTACACGCCGGCCCATTCGACCGGCGCCTCGACGCCGAGTTTCCGCAGCACGGCGCAGCAGACGGCGATGCGCAGCGACCGGGTCGGATAGGCACCGGGCTTCTTCGCCGAGATCGGCGCGTGCTCGATCTCGTTCACGGCGTCTGCCAGCTCTCCGGCGAGCGCGATGACGAACGCCGTCCCGGTCGCGAGCACCCCCACGACATCGGCGAAGATCTCATCGCTCCACTCCCGCCAGACCGCGCGGCGCTCGGCTCCCCCCGGGGCCCCGGGATCGAGTCCGCCGATCACCGTCTTCACCTCGGCGGCCAACCCGAGATCCTCCGCGATCACGTGCCCCGCCTCGTGACCGATGAAGGCGACATCCGACAGGCGGTTCGCAACCGTCCACGGCATCGCGACGACGGGCACCGGCATCCTCCGCAGCTCGGCAACCACCAGCTGCAGATCCTTCGCATCGAGTCCCGGCGGGTGGAACGCCTTGGATCTCGCCTGCGCGAACGGCGCCCGATCCGTGCTGTAGAACACCAGTGGGGGCTCCTTCAGCTCCTGCTCGCCCACCGTGCCGGCCGCGCGCGCCGCCGCGAGGAAGGGCTTGTAGCACGACCACGCCAGGTCATCGGCGGCGCCGAGGTGCGTCGCGTAGGCGACGGTGTCGCGCTGTGCGAGCTTGCTGCGGAAGAAGTCCCAGATGAGGTGCACCGTTCCGACGCCTCGACGCAGCCTCGGCAGCTCGTCGACACCGCCCGCGAACGGGGCCTGGGCGTCCGCCGACACGGGCGTGCCCTCAACGGCGGCCTCCAGCGCGGCCGCGATCTGCTCCCGGAGCCGCGACACCTGGCTCGCGTGCTGGGGTAGGTCGCCGTCGCCCGAGGCGCGACCGCCCCAGTACGAGAGATCTGCTTCGAGAAGAGCGCGTTGCGCACGGATGCTCTCCACGGCCGATTCGTAGAGGGCCATGTCAGTCGCCCTCGAGCACGAAGCGGCGCTGGAACGCCTCGCTGTTGAGCGACACGAACGAGCGGAGATGCTCGTTGCGGAATGGGCGGTGCCGATGACGCTGCAGCAAACCCACGACGTCTGCCAGGGGCATCCCGCCGCGCAGCCCGCTCAGCAGCAGCGCGAGCCTCCCCGAGGGATCCGGCGCGGCCGAGAAGCTCCCGCACACTGCGGAGACGGCCGGGGCGTTGCGGATGAGGTGCCAGCAGAAGGCGTTGGCGAGCATGAGCTGCTCTGCTGCGATGGAGGGCGAGTCGCCGAGCGCCAGATCGAGGATCAGCAGGGCCGGCCGCCGGTGTCCGATCGCCCCCGCCAGCCGCTCCGGCGTCAGGTGGTCGTCGGCGAGCTGGAGTGCCGGCGCTCTCCGGCGTTCGATGGGCTCGGCGACGAGGTGCACGATGCTGGTGCTCGGACCGAGGCGCCGCAGCTCGCCTTCTGCCAGCCCGTAGGGATCACCGTGCCGCGCGCGCCGTCCGTACGCGTCCGACAGCATGCCTGCGGAATGGCCGTAGTCGTGCCGTTCGTTCAGGATCGCGACATAGGCCTCCGTGGAACGGACAGCCTCTTCCTCCGGGGAGACGGATGCGCGGCGTCCGGTGCGCACGACGACGCCGCGCTGCCGCGCCGCCATTGGCCTGCCGCCCATCGAGGAGAGCTCCCATGGCCAGCGGGCGGCCGCCTCGTCGCGAATGTCCAGCGCGAGCACGGTGTCGGCACTCTGGTCCAGCCATCGCGCGGCATCGCCGACGGCGAGCGCGGCGCCGAGCCCCTCGGCGACGCCGGCCGGATCGGCGGCGAGCGCGTAGTGGCCGTCCGAGAGCACATCCGAGACCTCGGTCTCCGTGCGGGTGCGCGCGCCGCTGTCGACATCGACCAGCAGCATCCCTCCGTCCGGAAGCGAGGAGATGTGGATCGTCCGGGTGTGCGGGTCCGGCGCCGCGCTCTCGGAGTGGGCGGGTGTGTCGCCCGCGGCGGTCGTGAACGACTCCCAGCCCGTGGACTCTGTCGACAAGCGGTGCATCGCGTCCCGGACGGTCACGCCGAGCGTCCGGCGGTCTTCGGCGTGGGCGTGCTGAAGGGCCTCCAGCAGCTCCGCGGATCTCTCGGGGTAGCCGAGCACGCGTTCGAGCTCCGCCTGGGCGAGCAGCAGCGCTGCCGGCGTCTCGGGCGTGACCTCGATCCTCGTCGCGTCGCGGAGCTGTCGGACGACCGCCTCCGGAGCGGGCTCAGCCGACGCCGGGACCTCGGCGAGCCACTGGAGCGCGCGCAGTCGAGACGCCGGGTCGTCGACGGCCTCCAGGGCGCGGGCGAGCTCGGCGAGCCGGTCCGCCGTCGGACCCAGCACCGACAGCCGCGCGCATTCGATCTCGACGCGCACGGACGGCGGCGCCCAGCCTGACTCAGCGAGGTCGTGATAGGCGCGGCTGAGCTCGCCCAGGCTGCGGCTGCGATCCGTGTCCCGGTCGACGACGGCTTCGAGCGCCTCCGCCCGGCTGCGGCCGACCGTGTCGCCCCGCTGAAAGCTGCGCGAGAGGTTCGCGGTGGAGAGGTCGTGGTGACCGGTCGCTGCCATGAGGCGCGAGAGCCACAGCGACGCCTCGAGCGCGACGCCGGCGTCGGTACCCGAGGCGGCGTCGCTCAACGCCGCACGGGCGGGGTCGTTCTCGCGTCGCAGCGTGTGCGCCTTGCCCCGCAGCAGCGATACCTCGGGGGCGGGCGATGCGGAGCGGGAGGCGGGGAAGGCGCTGTCGAGCTCCTTGAGGGCGCGCTCGGCGTCGAGGTCGATGAGCGCGGCGGTCGCGCGTGCCACAGCCGAGAACATGGGATTCTCGAGGATCTCCCGCACCCGACCGAGACCGAGGAGCGCCTGCCCGATGAGCTGGGCGTCTCCGGTGCCGGTGGCTACCGCGAGCGCCTCGCGCCACTGCTCGGTGGCGATGAGGACGCGCGCGAGGGGCCGCGCCGCTCGAGCCGCCCAGCGCCCGCCCGCCGCTTCTGCGGCAAGCCGCCGAGCCGTGCCGATCGCGGCGCGCGGCGGCTCGGAGCGGTCGGCCCACTCCACGATCAGCTCGAGGTGCGCCGCGCCGCGGGACTCCTGCGGTGCCGGGTGCGACAGTGCGGCGTCGAGCATCTCCCAGGCACCGGCGACGTCCGACAGCGTGAGCGCCATCGCGGCGTCGAGGAACAGTGCACGCCGCGGTTCGGCGCGACGGACGTCGTCGGGGACCGCGTAGCGGTGGCTCGATAGGCGGGCCTCGTCGAGGGATCGCCCGGCGACGGCCGCGTCGTGGATCATCGCCTCGGCCCTCTCGAGGTGAGCGTAGCCGAGCGTGACCGCATCGGGCGGCCGGCGGCCGCCCCCGGCCCGCCGAACCGAGACCGCGATGACCTCATCGGCAATCTCGCCGCGCTCGAAGCGGTCGAGCGTCGGGTCGGCGATCAGCGCCAGCCAACGCTCGTCTCCCGAGACGTCGGCGCGGGGGCTCTCGTAGGCGTGGAAGACCACGCTCCGGAGTGCCTCGGCGCGCGCGGCGCCCGTCGTTTGGTCGGCCCGCCGGGCCCAGTAGTGCAGCGCGCGGCGATGGATGTCGTCGAAGACCGGGTCACCGGCGGCCCTGAGCATGCCGCGCAGCGGCTCGCGGACCTCGGGATGGAACTGGACGGCGTTCGGGAGGTTGTCGAGGGACGACACCCACGACGAGCCCGCGGCGTACGACAGCAGCTCGTCCCAGGTCTGGTCGGCCGCTCCCGGACGGCGGACGTGGGCGGCCGCGGGG from Microbacterium sp. ProA8 includes these protein-coding regions:
- a CDS encoding M15 family metallopeptidase; protein product: MTPPAHTRTRPSTLRGLILAVAVVCTFSLAAAVHQSAAGAGAPDPGGPVAETNPSATATTDPAASDGAITEADGLLPGGVTAADGAFAGIAHLTPPLLDALRQASADAARQGIVIQVNSGWRSAEYQDRLLQQAVAQYGSEAEAARWVATSDTSAHVAGEAIDIGSFDAVAWLSAHGAGYGLCQTYENESWHFELRTDAISGGCPAPYADPTADPRMQG